From Candidatus Dormiibacterota bacterium, the proteins below share one genomic window:
- a CDS encoding OmpH family outer membrane protein yields the protein MPRWLCGPLVCLLLTFGATSLPAQPAEPPKVGVFDPETVWKLTEVGKKYNQDLNDARDRLQAEIDKKQAEIDALKDKLRQQQQSLSEDKAAQMQKDIQNKMIELNRLNDDATREMKSQLNDVQNRFQQMLVETLEVYGKERNFTLVLDKSVIAYNSPQVDVTQDLIQKFNDMHKAAALPATGKAQPKKTPEKPKEAPKDAPKPPGGR from the coding sequence ATGCCACGATGGTTGTGCGGCCCCTTGGTCTGTCTGCTCCTCACCTTCGGCGCCACGTCCCTGCCCGCGCAGCCCGCCGAGCCGCCGAAGGTCGGCGTCTTCGATCCGGAGACCGTGTGGAAGCTCACCGAGGTGGGCAAGAAATACAACCAGGACCTGAACGACGCGCGCGACCGCCTGCAGGCCGAGATCGACAAGAAGCAGGCCGAGATCGACGCCCTGAAGGACAAGCTGCGCCAGCAGCAGCAGAGCCTGAGCGAGGACAAGGCCGCGCAGATGCAGAAGGACATCCAGAACAAGATGATCGAGCTGAACCGGCTCAACGACGACGCCACGCGGGAGATGAAGTCCCAGCTCAACGACGTCCAGAACCGCTTCCAGCAGATGCTCGTCGAGACCCTCGAGGTCTACGGCAAGGAAAGGAACTTCACGCTGGTCCTCGACAAGAGCGTCATCGCCTACAACTCGCCCCAGGTCGACGTCACCCAGGACCTGATCCAGAAGTTCAACGACATGCACAAGGCCGCGGCCCTGCCCGCCACCGGGAAGGCCCAGCCCAAGAAGACCCCCGAAAAGCCGAAGGAGGCGCCGAAGGATGCGCCGAAGCCGCCGGGGGGCCGCTGA
- the lpxD gene encoding UDP-3-O-(3-hydroxymyristoyl)glucosamine N-acyltransferase translates to MGAYTLGEIASRVEGTVRGDSSRTVSGIKPLDQAGPEDLSFVAHPRYRRAAEGSRAAGLIVSEEGIAPGRNLILVKNPYVALAAAMGLFYEQARPAPGLSPQAVLGEGTRIGRDVSIGPFVVTGRDCSIGDRAALLPGVVLGDDVRIGEDTVLHPGVVVYSHSVLGARVIVHASSVVGSDGFGYAEAAGARAKIPQVGNVVIEDDVEIGACTTIDRATFGSTMVGRGTKIDNLVQIGHNVSIGEGSVLVAQSGIAGSTRLGRGVIVAGQSGAAGHLVLGDRTVVGAKSAVLQDLPAGSFVVGHPASDHREWKRSQAALRRLPDLLRAVARLERAAGQGKSGRPSAKSARARRARRS, encoded by the coding sequence TTGGGAGCCTACACGCTGGGTGAGATTGCCTCCCGTGTCGAAGGGACCGTGCGCGGCGACTCCAGTCGCACGGTCTCCGGCATCAAGCCGCTCGACCAGGCCGGCCCCGAGGACCTCAGCTTCGTGGCGCATCCGCGCTACCGGCGGGCCGCCGAGGGGTCCCGCGCCGCCGGCCTGATCGTGAGCGAGGAGGGGATCGCCCCGGGGCGCAACCTGATCCTGGTCAAGAACCCGTACGTCGCCCTGGCCGCGGCGATGGGCCTCTTCTACGAGCAGGCGCGGCCGGCGCCCGGGCTCAGCCCGCAGGCCGTGCTGGGAGAGGGGACGCGTATCGGGCGGGACGTCTCGATCGGACCGTTCGTCGTCACCGGTCGCGACTGCTCGATCGGGGACCGCGCCGCCCTCCTGCCCGGTGTCGTCCTGGGCGACGATGTGCGGATAGGCGAGGACACGGTGCTGCACCCGGGTGTCGTGGTCTACTCCCACTCCGTTCTGGGGGCGAGGGTCATCGTGCATGCATCCAGCGTCGTCGGCAGCGACGGCTTCGGCTATGCAGAGGCCGCCGGAGCGCGGGCCAAGATCCCCCAGGTCGGCAACGTCGTGATCGAAGACGACGTGGAGATCGGCGCCTGCACGACCATCGACCGGGCGACGTTTGGCAGTACGATGGTCGGGCGCGGAACGAAGATCGACAACCTCGTGCAGATCGGCCACAACGTGTCGATCGGCGAGGGCTCTGTGCTCGTGGCCCAGTCGGGGATCGCCGGCAGCACGCGTCTCGGCCGCGGCGTGATCGTGGCCGGGCAGTCGGGGGCGGCGGGGCACCTCGTACTCGGGGATCGTACGGTGGTCGGGGCCAAGTCGGCGGTCCTGCAGGACCTGCCGGCCGGCTCCTTCGTCGTGGGGCACCCGGCCTCGGACCATCGCGAGTGGAAGCGAAGCCAGGCGGCTCTCCGCCGCCTGCCGGATCTGCTGCGGGCCGTCGCCCGCCTGGAGCGCGCCGCGGGTCAGGGCAAGAGCGGTCGTCCGTCGGCGAAATCAGCGCGGGCGCGCCGGGCGCGACGCTCCTAG
- the fabZ gene encoding 3-hydroxyacyl-ACP dehydratase FabZ encodes MDEPQGVLDIRQILAILPHRYPFLLVDRIVSMEEGRKVVGIKNVTFNEPFFQGHFPGNPVMPGVLIVEAMAQVGAVLLLRGVPDRERKLVYFAGIDRARFRRPVTPGDQVRFEVEVLKLRSRSARLRGEAFVDGGLVAEAELFSSMVDRDGPAQPEVP; translated from the coding sequence ATGGACGAACCGCAGGGCGTCCTCGACATCCGCCAGATTCTTGCGATCCTGCCGCACCGGTATCCCTTCCTGCTGGTGGACCGGATCGTGTCGATGGAGGAAGGGCGGAAGGTGGTCGGGATCAAGAACGTCACGTTCAACGAGCCGTTCTTCCAGGGACACTTTCCTGGAAATCCGGTGATGCCGGGAGTCCTGATCGTCGAGGCCATGGCCCAGGTCGGCGCGGTGCTGCTCCTGCGCGGTGTCCCGGACCGCGAGCGCAAGCTGGTGTATTTCGCCGGCATCGACCGCGCCCGGTTCAGGCGCCCGGTGACACCGGGCGATCAGGTGCGCTTCGAGGTGGAAGTCCTGAAGCTGCGCTCGCGTTCCGCCCGGCTGCGAGGTGAGGCGTTCGTGGACGGAGGCCTGGTCGCCGAGGCCGAGCTGTTCTCGTCCATGGTCGATCGGGACGGCCCCGCGCAACCGGAGGTCCCATGA
- the lpxA gene encoding acyl-ACP--UDP-N-acetylglucosamine O-acyltransferase yields the protein MTAPAGLHPTAQIDAGARLGDGTTVGAFSVIGRDVTVGPGCEIGPHAVVEGPTVMGARCRVFPFACIGMAPQDLKYRGERTTIEIGDDNIFREGVTVHRGTVGGGGVTRIGSGNLLMAQTHVAHDCRVGSQVIFANAATLAGHVVVEDGATIGAFSGVHQFCRVGAHAYIGGYSVITQDALPYVLTVGNRAKSFGINMVGLERKQFAPEAIQALRQAYRILFRSRLTLQEALDRLQAEFPAQPEVQTLAAFIRGSRRGVIR from the coding sequence ATGACCGCCCCCGCCGGACTCCATCCCACCGCTCAAATCGACGCGGGGGCGCGCCTGGGTGACGGGACGACGGTCGGAGCCTTCAGCGTCATCGGCCGCGACGTGACCGTCGGGCCCGGCTGCGAGATCGGCCCGCACGCGGTCGTCGAGGGCCCCACGGTGATGGGCGCCCGTTGCCGCGTCTTCCCCTTCGCGTGCATCGGAATGGCGCCCCAGGATCTCAAGTACCGGGGGGAGCGGACCACGATCGAGATCGGCGACGACAACATCTTCCGGGAGGGAGTGACGGTTCATCGCGGTACCGTGGGGGGAGGTGGGGTGACGCGGATCGGGTCGGGGAATCTCCTGATGGCCCAGACGCACGTCGCGCACGATTGCCGCGTCGGGAGCCAGGTCATATTCGCGAACGCCGCGACTCTGGCCGGGCACGTCGTGGTCGAGGATGGAGCCACGATCGGGGCGTTCTCCGGCGTGCACCAGTTCTGCCGAGTCGGTGCGCATGCCTACATCGGAGGGTACTCGGTCATCACGCAGGACGCCCTGCCCTACGTCCTGACCGTCGGCAACCGCGCCAAGAGCTTCGGCATCAACATGGTCGGACTGGAGCGCAAGCAGTTCGCTCCGGAGGCGATCCAGGCTCTCCGGCAGGCGTACCGCATCCTGTTCCGCTCGCGGCTCACCCTCCAGGAGGCTCTCGATCGCCTGCAGGCCGAGTTTCCGGCCCAGCCGGAGGTGCAGACCCTGGCCGCCTTCATCCGCGGAAGCCGCCGCGGCGTGATCCGCTGA
- a CDS encoding Gfo/Idh/MocA family oxidoreductase, producing MGTSGRRPVRVAVIGVGSLGQHHARIYAGLEEADLVAVVDADPDRAASVASRHGVPALSSFTDLPSDLEAVSVAVPTSAHAPIVEACLRRGLAVLVEKPMAASLEEAVSMTRQAERAGKLLLVGHTERFNPIVRAARDRVRDPRFIETHRLGVFTARSTDVDVVLDLMIHDLDVILSLVPSPIASIDSVGVHALTDKVDIANARLRFENGCVANVTASRISTDRVRKLRVFEADSYLSIDYAGQEGVIYTLKRAAGAPPEIVREQLSADREEPLLVELRAFVSRVRGEDAPGVSADEGLRALETALRIVEQIAAAGRPAGGRDGVR from the coding sequence ATGGGGACCTCCGGCCGCCGCCCGGTCCGTGTCGCGGTGATCGGTGTCGGCAGCCTCGGTCAGCACCACGCGCGGATCTACGCCGGCCTGGAGGAGGCCGACCTGGTGGCGGTGGTGGACGCCGACCCGGATCGCGCCGCCTCGGTCGCCTCGCGCCACGGCGTTCCCGCCCTGAGCTCCTTCACGGACCTGCCGAGCGACCTCGAGGCGGTCAGCGTGGCCGTACCGACCTCGGCGCACGCCCCGATCGTCGAGGCGTGCCTGCGGCGCGGCCTGGCGGTCCTGGTCGAGAAGCCGATGGCCGCGAGTCTCGAGGAAGCGGTCTCCATGACGCGGCAGGCGGAGCGCGCGGGGAAGCTCCTCCTGGTCGGCCACACGGAGCGCTTCAATCCGATCGTGCGGGCGGCGCGAGACCGCGTGCGCGACCCGCGCTTCATCGAGACACACCGCCTGGGGGTGTTCACCGCGCGCAGCACGGACGTGGACGTCGTCCTGGACCTGATGATTCACGACCTCGACGTGATCCTCAGTCTCGTGCCGTCCCCCATCGCCTCGATCGACTCGGTGGGAGTGCACGCCTTGACCGACAAGGTCGACATCGCCAACGCCCGGTTGCGATTCGAGAACGGGTGTGTCGCCAACGTCACCGCCAGCCGGATCAGCACCGACCGGGTCCGCAAGCTGCGCGTCTTCGAGGCGGACTCCTACCTGTCCATCGACTACGCCGGACAGGAGGGGGTGATCTACACCCTGAAGCGCGCGGCGGGGGCGCCGCCGGAGATCGTCCGCGAACAGCTGTCGGCGGATCGCGAGGAGCCGCTCCTGGTGGAGCTGCGCGCCTTCGTGAGCCGCGTGAGAGGAGAGGATGCCCCGGGTGTGTCGGCGGACGAGGGCCTGCGCGCGCTCGAGACCGCCCTGCGGATCGTGGAGCAGATCGCCGCGGCCGGCCGCCCTGCGGGGGGCCGGGACGGCGTCCGGTGA
- a CDS encoding serine hydrolase domain-containing protein, with protein sequence MNGDVRVEEYLRAHVEAGDFPGASYLVAEEGRVLAEGALGLAVVRPRRIPAATSTLYDLASLTKPFAGALLAARLASAGRLRCEDRLVRLLPEWDREDEASRISLLDLLTHRSGLPAWKPLYVHATGREEYLRSLKDLALDRPPGARVVYSDPGYILLGFALERAGGASLERLFAEMITGPLQITDLLYRPEPALQRRIAATEEGNRKERLLAGPEGDGYNGWRAEVAWGVVHDLNARALGGISAHAGLFGTARAVHLMAREVLGPGTGLLEESQRLLMSTNLTAGLGEDRSLGFLLASSPGTAAEGALSRRSFGHTGFTGTSLWIDPDARRIYVLLTNRVHPEFRETDMNAIRRGFHQIAAAL encoded by the coding sequence GTGAACGGCGACGTCCGTGTCGAGGAGTACCTCCGCGCCCACGTCGAGGCCGGCGACTTCCCTGGAGCGTCCTACCTCGTCGCCGAGGAGGGTCGTGTTCTCGCGGAGGGAGCTCTCGGCCTGGCCGTGGTGCGTCCGCGGCGAATTCCGGCCGCGACCTCGACCCTCTACGACCTCGCGTCCCTCACGAAGCCTTTCGCGGGGGCGCTCCTGGCGGCGCGACTCGCGTCGGCGGGCCGGCTGCGCTGCGAGGATCGGCTGGTGCGCCTCCTGCCGGAATGGGACCGGGAGGATGAGGCCTCGCGCATCAGTCTCCTCGATCTCCTCACGCACCGGTCCGGTCTGCCGGCCTGGAAGCCGCTCTACGTCCACGCCACCGGCCGGGAGGAGTATCTCCGGTCCCTGAAAGACCTGGCCCTGGATCGGCCGCCCGGCGCCCGGGTGGTGTATTCGGACCCCGGGTATATCCTGCTGGGGTTCGCGCTGGAGCGAGCGGGCGGAGCGTCTCTGGAGCGTCTGTTCGCGGAGATGATCACCGGCCCTCTGCAGATCACGGACCTGCTCTACCGACCCGAACCGGCCCTCCAAAGGCGCATTGCCGCGACCGAGGAGGGAAACCGGAAAGAGCGGCTCCTCGCCGGGCCGGAAGGGGATGGTTACAATGGTTGGCGCGCGGAGGTGGCCTGGGGTGTGGTGCACGACTTGAACGCCCGCGCTCTCGGCGGGATCAGCGCCCATGCCGGCCTGTTCGGGACGGCGCGGGCGGTCCACCTGATGGCGCGGGAGGTCCTGGGCCCGGGGACAGGGCTCCTGGAGGAATCGCAACGCCTGCTCATGAGCACCAACCTCACTGCGGGGCTCGGAGAGGACCGCTCCCTGGGGTTCCTGCTGGCCTCGAGTCCCGGCACCGCCGCGGAAGGGGCGCTGTCGCGCCGGTCGTTCGGGCACACGGGGTTCACGGGAACCTCCCTGTGGATCGATCCGGACGCGCGGCGCATCTACGTTCTTCTGACGAACCGGGTGCACCCCGAGTTCCGGGAGACGGACATGAACGCCATCCGCCGCGGATTCCACCAGATCGCCGCGGCCCTGTAA
- a CDS encoding energy transducer TonB: MEFLSLSEPVETPTLKVGRSEAVLLSIGLHLLLLLLVMFGPIAASRFLPQSIITFLSPRLPPARPEPPAALAGGPAPAPRQSEKRNIPLKFAYVSVPHDEASSKNPTAPLASDKDRRARQETRTPPDAKRFSIDPHSEGTSIDRVKPDPKRAQGREDVEAQSRARRGSSSSGDGATGTGAVARNSTPQIASAPRPDGPRAQGRSPESAPGRQAAPGREGSPLVDPGVPEGTAEQGDDPRESLKQALSDLKAGEYKFQFNNPAYLRGGSYGTMSFDTQGFPWGDYARRIYLVIRNNWYARIPLAAQNGIRGWVCQRFVIEKDGAISSVQAVRPSGVAPFDRASADALTSSSPLPPLPPDFPEPREGVTFCFYYNMYPEEDGE; this comes from the coding sequence ATGGAATTTCTGTCCCTGAGCGAGCCTGTCGAGACGCCGACCCTCAAGGTCGGCCGATCGGAGGCCGTCCTCCTGTCAATCGGGCTGCACCTCCTGCTGCTCCTGCTCGTCATGTTCGGGCCGATCGCGGCCTCCAGATTCCTGCCGCAGTCGATCATCACCTTTCTCTCCCCCCGCCTCCCGCCGGCGCGGCCCGAGCCGCCCGCGGCTCTGGCGGGCGGGCCGGCCCCGGCGCCAAGACAGTCCGAGAAGCGGAACATTCCGTTGAAGTTCGCTTACGTGAGCGTCCCGCACGACGAGGCGAGCAGCAAGAACCCCACAGCACCGCTCGCGTCGGACAAGGATCGCCGGGCGCGTCAGGAGACGCGCACGCCGCCCGACGCCAAGCGATTCTCCATCGATCCTCACTCGGAAGGGACGTCGATCGACAGGGTCAAGCCGGATCCCAAACGCGCGCAGGGAAGGGAGGATGTCGAGGCGCAGAGCCGGGCGCGCCGCGGGTCGTCGTCCAGCGGGGACGGCGCGACGGGGACCGGGGCAGTCGCCCGCAACAGCACCCCGCAGATTGCCTCCGCGCCGAGACCGGACGGGCCGCGCGCGCAGGGAAGATCTCCGGAGAGCGCGCCGGGAAGACAGGCGGCGCCCGGCCGGGAGGGGAGCCCTCTGGTTGATCCCGGCGTACCCGAGGGGACCGCCGAGCAGGGGGATGACCCGCGCGAGAGCCTGAAGCAGGCGCTCTCGGATCTCAAGGCCGGAGAGTACAAGTTCCAGTTCAACAATCCGGCGTACCTGCGTGGCGGCAGCTACGGCACCATGTCGTTCGACACGCAGGGATTCCCGTGGGGCGACTACGCCCGCAGAATCTATCTCGTCATCCGCAACAACTGGTACGCACGGATTCCTCTGGCCGCGCAGAACGGGATCCGCGGATGGGTCTGCCAGCGCTTCGTGATAGAAAAAGATGGAGCGATATCGAGCGTGCAGGCCGTGCGTCCTTCCGGTGTCGCTCCGTTCGACCGGGCGTCGGCGGACGCCTTGACCAGCAGCAGCCCTCTCCCGCCGCTGCCGCCGGACTTCCCGGAGCCCAGGGAAGGCGTGACCTTCTGCTTCTACTACAACATGTACCCGGAGGAGGATGGGGAGTAA